The window TTTCACCTTCACAAACCTACGACAGAAAGGAACATACGTACAGAAAGACAACCTTCTCAAGTATTTCTACGCTATCTCCAACATCGACAtaccagctcacacacacacacacacacacacacacataaggtgatgtaatgtttattgtaaaatattcaatGATTTAGTTCAAGTTAAAGAAAGTAATTGTAGTAACTGGCAATCTTTGTGGTTCTTTTCAGAAACTCAACCAAAAAGCAAGAAGAGCAGGCTTTGTGCATTCTTCAAGAACATATGGCTGACTGTACAAAAAGCCAATCAGAGTCAACGTCGAGGCAGTAAAGTGTTTCCTTTTCAGCCTCCGTCTGACACAGAACCAGTGGGTCCACAGCCAGGCCCATCTAATTTCAAGACAACATCTGTACAAGATTTGTCTGGTCTTCAGCCTGCTCTGTCCAGCTTCGAGTCACTGCCTGTAGATGATCAGCATGATCTTCAGCTTGGTCTGTCCGGCCTTGAGTCTCTGGCTGTAGACAATCAGACTCATCTTGAGTCTGCTCTGTCCAGCCACGAGCCTCTAGCTGCAGATGATCGAACTGATCTTCAGCTTGGTCTGTCCAGCCATGAGCCTCTAGCTGTAGACGATCGAACTGATCTTCAGCTTGGTCTGTCCAGCCATGAGCCTCTAGCTGCAGATGATCGAACTGATCTTCAGCTTGGTCTGTCCAGCCATAAGCCTCTAGCTGTAGACGATCAGAGTGATTTTCAGCTTGGTCTGTCCGGTCTTAAGTCTTTGGCTGTAGACGATCAGACTCATCTTCATTCTGGTCCTACCAGCAATAAGCCAGCAAACTTTGAAGCTAACCCAGCCAATCCAGAGCCAGCTAAAGGTGAGCATAATGTCAATTTATTGCTGTTTCACACTTGTAAAGTAACCCTTTAaagtcatgtatttatttatgcacttCATGGTATCTTTGttagttttaaaattataaaattgatttatttttggtaGATAGTCTTTGTATATGACTTCTGATTTTGGGTGACATTTTCTAACTTTTTTTGTGTCTGGGATTtctagaaaaaacaacaacaaagaagaaGAGGAGTTTCTATACATTCTTTAAAAAACTGTGGCTACACAAGAAGCACAATGTGGTTAATCCACAGACAGACAAAGGTTCAGCTGCTTCAAAGCCAAATCCACACACTCCTCAGCAAGATCAACCAACATCTGAGCCAGACCCACCAACATCTGAGCCAGACCAAGCCATTCCTGAGTCAGAGCCACCAACATCTGAGCCAGACCCACCAACATCTGAGCCAGACCCACCAACATCTGAGCCAGTCCCACCAACATCTGAGCCAGACCCACCCAGTCCTGAGCCAGATCCACCAACATCTGAGCCAGATATACCCATTTTTGAGCCACATCCACCTGTTGCAGAGCCTGATTCACCGATTCCTGAGCCAGTAGTTAAATTTGATCTggatgatcaaacagacaatttCTCAGAAGATTCCCAGCCTTTTTTGCCCAAGATTGCTCGAGCTGCTCCCAAGCACAAGCGTCTTGGAGATAAAaaatggttgagaaccactgcatcgCCAGGTCCATCTAATCGTGAGTGTTTTAACTTTTCTTGTTCATTtactgattgtttttatttttcctagtaactttgtgtatttatacatttatacatctGTACTGTACAAATAATCTTGATCCACTTTTATTATTTTCCTAATTCCCTGTTGGAATATGACTGCAAAGAAAGtgattttcttgtttgtttgtttttttttggttttgtcttAACTtcaaaatttaattatatttactcCTATTACGAAAGATTATAAATGTCAAATATAAACACACTCAAACATCTATTTACAATTTAGCTTCAGCCTTAATTCGACACATCAGATCAGACCAATCAAGTCTTTTCAGGCTTAAGCCATGGTCATAATGCACTTTTCACTCCATAGACTCCAAGCTCTGACCTGCTAATTTGTACTAAGTGAACACGTGAGAGCAATAGAAGATAAAATGTGACCTGTCACGTCAACTTGTTTTATCTTGTTCATCTTTTGTTTTATCACCCTTTTCACAGCTAAGTCAGACAGAATTTTGCCTGCTCAAACTCATGCTCAAGATTGCGACTTAATTTAAAAACTCTAGATTTTCAAAACTTATTTAAGAACTGTAGATTTATTACTAGAAGTTGTAACTAATCTCTGCAGGACTGTGGTGTAAAGTTAgacaccactctattttttttttttttttttggtaaaagtaTTAACTTTTTGTGCTTTTTTGCAGTTCCATTTTCTGCAGTTTATGAAATTGGAGAGAAGCTTGGAAGAGGAAGCTTCGGTGATGTGTTTGTGGGGATCCACAAACAAAATCAGCAACAGGTTCAATACATATTAGTGCTCACATTTCATGTCTATACTTCTTAATTTCCGAAGTTTAACCCCTCATTAACAACTTTTAtttcgttttgttttttgcagGTTGCCATCAAATTTGTGAACAAGTTAAAAACAGACCAGTATATCACAGTTGTAAGTTGGCAGTAAACATAATGCACATATTTAAATCCAAATAATACAAGTGAAATGTGATGTTGAAACATACCTAACCTTCTGTTGTTGAACTTTTTTCTCCAGCCTGGGCTTTACGAGCCAATGTTGGCAGAAGTGGCATTAAACCTGCTGCTAAATCAACAGCCGATAAGCCCTTACGTTGCGCACATGATAGACTGGTTTGATGAGGAACAACGGTACATACTCATCATGGAGTATTCACAACCCAGCGAGAACTTGCTCACGTTTATCAGTCGCAAAAGGCCAATGAAGGAATTTGAGGCACGAGGCCTGTTGTACCAAGTGTTGCTCGGAACCAAGCACTGTCTGGACAGAGGTGTCTTCCATCGTGACATCAAGTTAAACAACTGTGTGATCAACACCGAGACACAACAAGTCAAACTGATAGACTTTGGCTGTGGTGAACTCCTTAAAAGTGTCTATGTGGGTGGATTTACTGGTGAGTTGCATTTGGATTTGTGTGCATATAAATATGAAATTGATAAGTTGAAATGTATGCTTAAGCTGAATATGTGTTGTATATTTATGAACAGGAGGATGCTGCCCACCAGAGTATGTTGCAACCCTAACATATCGGGCGGACCCAACAACGGTGTGGTCGCTGGGCTACCTGATGTACAAAACGATGTGTGGCTTTTACCCCTTTAAATCACTAGAAGACATGCAGAACTGCAGTCTGACTTTTCCGTTCGGCATATCCAGTGGTAAGAAAACACTACAGGACCAATAACACAATGGCATTAACAACACACAACGTGTAAAACACACACTCCTTTTCATAACGCAAGCTACATGTTTCAAAACCAATTTTCAAGCATGAAACTCTCAGTAACTAACCAGCTCTCTTGTGAACACTTGCAGCATTCCAGGATTTGGTCTCGAGGTGCCTGATTTGTGATCCAACCAAGAGAATCACTGTAGATGACATCTTAAAGCACGAGTGGTTTCAGCAAATGCCAGGAGCAGGAGTCAGGTATTGTTTCTTAGGAGATGATGACAGAAATCAATTTCTAAACGTAACCATCATGaccttcaactttttttttttccagcaaaaCTTCATGAACCAGCGTTGAAACAGTCTTCAAGCAAGCAAAGTCTAAAGGGATATCTCCTCTTTTAATAAAGAAGAATATTACAGATGTTTTAGCTCAGTCTAAGGTCCTTGTTGATTGTCTTGCAAGTCAATAGTTACTGCTTTTTGAGATTTGAGACATCCAAACAAATCCAAATCAATAGTGGCTCCTGACGGTAGACTTCTTATACAGCGAAATGGTCtgtgcaaaaaaattatttagaatattTTCAGCTGTATACATATAGgagtaatttaaaaatgtaattgtgcCTCTTAGTGTAATCTAAAATGTTTATAATGGTTGTCGTATCCAGGATCCGCATTCTGTGTAACACACTGAACCGGCCTGATCTGGCCAGTAACAATCCAGCTCCAGGCCATCAGGCGGTCCTTCATGTCGTTCCCTGCTGAATATAACACATTGCTGTCGCAAACACATGTAACCCCCATAGCACATCTaaacaggtggagctggggtggaggagggaaAAGATTTGTAGCACTAAGAATGCATTTAAATGTTGAGGCAACAGTAACCAAATCACTTGCGCCAAGTAGTTGATAACATAGCAGGCGAATAACTTTATATTTCTTTCATGACAACACTGAGAGATTTAGTAGGATAATTAATAAtgtatatggcaatgttgatgtgtttggtcttggcAGCATTGATCTACACAACGTCGCGAAACAAAAAGAGTAACTATTAGTAACTTCCATTACATGAATCACTAAGGACCTTAGATTCAGCTAAGAATGTTGGCATGAgtgtgtaaattaacagctaaTTTAATGTttggtgaacgatccctttaaaggACTAAGACTCACCAAGCTGATGGTCAACAAACCTGAGAATTGgaagaatgaagaaaaaaaagtatttaaaaaaaaaaaacttttgagagatttttttatttgagtgaCATCAGTTATTAAATATTAGTAAGTTTGACAGTTTTTACTAATGACAATATCTCCAAATTGAGGTTTGTGCCAGGTTTATCTCACTTCTGAGTACAAATTTGTGCACAGAACATGATAAAAATGTacaagcacacatacacatgtgCTTACTATTGACCTAatgattttatactgtacattatttaccatactgtatgttgtatgttGTTAACATCACGTAATTAACATGTAATTGACATTTTGTCCCAATCGCATTAAGTTTACAagggacacacacatacacacaagttgTCTTTATTAGGGTTTTCCTTCTTGgtctgtttgttttagtttttctcTATTGCTTTGGCTCTattctaattttttatttttcaaaacaataagtTTAGATCTCTGAACAATTAGCTTATTGTTCATTTCAGAGCAGCATTTCTTATTAGTTTACAGGGTTTTTTACAATCACTATTAGCtagtttccactgactggtacagtacggtatgggtctgtacgggtcacctttatcaggagTGCGTTTctactaccaagggtacccttttggtggccgtggtgtatgacagaaagtttcagtcgacgtcattttcactcgagaaaatgtctacagtaaagctataCGGGTCGTTTACATATAATATGacaagcacttctcacaaaacagacgctttatacacataaatacttctgtataaatgtttatttctaacTTCAATGAACAGGATTTGACTATAACTGCATATcagtgacagtgcgaaatagcctactgtaacatctgttattcattcattttcttttcggcctagtccctttattaatccggggttgccacagttaattgaactg is drawn from Danio rerio strain Tuebingen ecotype United States chromosome 6, GRCz12tu, whole genome shotgun sequence and contains these coding sequences:
- the LOC141386212 gene encoding uncharacterized protein yields the protein MPVLPSTDTSMANSSTETQPNNKKNSLCAFFRMKCLALQKANRRRRRGNKVSFSQPPSDTEPVGPQPGPSTDNLQSALSSFESQAVDDQRDLLLGLSSIEPLAVDDKTDLQPGPSSNKPSNFSEGNKANPEPAEETQPKSKKSRLCAFFKNIWLTVQKANQSQRRGSKVFPFQPPSDTEPVGPQPGPSNFKTTSVQDLSGLQPALSSFESLPVDDQHDLQLGLSGLESLAVDNQTHLESALSSHEPLAADDRTDLQLGLSSHEPLAVDDRTDLQLGLSSHEPLAADDRTDLQLGLSSHKPLAVDDQSDFQLGLSGLKSLAVDDQTHLHSGPTSNKPANFEANPANPEPAKEKTTTKKKRSFYTFFKKLWLHKKHNVVNPQTDKGSAASKPNPHTPQQDQPTSEPDPPTSEPDQAIPESEPPTSEPDPPTSEPDPPTSEPVPPTSEPDPPSPEPDPPTSEPDIPIFEPHPPVAEPDSPIPEPVVKFDLDDQTDNFSEDSQPFLPKIARAAPKHKRLGDKKWLRTTASPGPSNLPFSAVYEIGEKLGRGSFGDVFVGIHKQNQQQVAIKFVNKLKTDQYITVPGLYEPMLAEVALNLLLNQQPISPYVAHMIDWFDEEQRYILIMEYSQPSENLLTFISRKRPMKEFEARGLLYQVLLGTKHCLDRGVFHRDIKLNNCVINTETQQVKLIDFGCGELLKSVYVGGFTGGCCPPEYVATLTYRADPTTVWSLGYLMYKTMCGFYPFKSLEDMQNCSLTFPFGISSAFQDLVSRCLICDPTKRITVDDILKHEWFQQMPGAGVSKTS